Proteins from a single region of Artemia franciscana chromosome 2, ASM3288406v1, whole genome shotgun sequence:
- the LOC136035410 gene encoding craniofacial development protein 2-like, with translation MWYTTSQQDQQSFAFAGYILEPDSNLCLITACDLGTRLNVTNGSVGLATLHPNLIATISDVIALDDRSSFYPSRLQHVPGPKFDHYLNLIDQGGLCLATWNVLTLNFPGAKSMLALELKRFGVAVAGVTEARLIGNDSEDISEGYHLIWSDDQRTKTNEVALVLDSRTRRSLLSYEQISDRILTAQIQHKHGKWTIIVCYAPTNQASDEVKDCFYAPLSSILEKVSPHDVLTLLGDFNGTVRDTDGVWNSVLGPVKPDCLNETRLRLLQLCNMHDLVITNILFQRKEVHKYTWYSNDGRTRKMLDYIIVSRRWRSSITNCRTYRSAELGNTDHRLVVSNLRLHLKAQKSDHRPPKLDLNNLTDSNTRQVYAVSISNRFDCLGQISESEEAWQLFKDGVLLLAESTIGRLKPRKNFLDIAGNSRYY, from the exons ATGTGGTACACTACATCACAACAGGACCAACAGTCATTTGCATTCGCTGGTTACATTTTGGAACCTGATAGTAATCTTTGTCTTATTACAGCATGTGACCTGGGTACTAGGCTAAATGTAACCAATG ggtcggttgggcttGCGACCCTCCACCCGAACCTAATTGCAACGATTAGTGATGTTATTGCCTTGGATGATCGATCTTCTTTTTACCCTTCAAGACTTCAGCATGTCCCCGGACCGAAATTTGACCATTATTTGAACCTTATTGACCAAGGTGGTCTTTGTCTGGCCACCTGGAATGTTCTGACCCTTAACTTCCCTGGAGCAAAGTCAATGCTTGCGCTAGAACTCAAGCGTTTTGGCGTGGCTGTAGCAGGCGTAACTGAAGCTCGCCTTATAGGAAATGACTCTGAGGACATCAGTGAAGGCTATCACCTAATCTGGTCGGATGACCAGAGAACCAAAACTAATGAAGTCGCACTTGTGCTAGACTCTCGGACCAGGAGGAGCCTCCTTTCTTACGAGCAAATTTCAGACAGGATACTAACAGCGCAAATCCAGCACAAACATGGAAAATGGACCATCATTGTCTGCTACGCCCCAACAAACCAAGCCTCAGATGAGGTGAAAGATTGTTTTTACGCCCCGCTGTCTAGCATCCTAGAAAAAGTATCCCCTCATGATGTTTTAACCCTTCTTGGCGACTTCAACGGCACTGTCAGAGATACAGACGGTGTTTGGAATAGTGTTCTAGGACCTGTAAAACCCGACTGCTTGAACGAGACTAGGCTAAGGCTCCTTCAGCTGTGCAACATGCACGATCTCGTGATCACCAACAtcctttttcaaaggaaagaagTTCACAAATATACCTGGTATAGCAATGACGGACGAACAAGAAAGATGTTAGACTACATAATCGTGTCCCGACGCTGGCGTTCCTCTATAACTAATTGCCGAACTTACAGAAGTGCAGAATTGGGAAACACCGACCATAGGCTTGTCGTTTCTAACCTTAGACTACACCTGAAAGCCCAGAAAAGTGACCACCGTCCTCCCAAATTAGACCTGAATAATCTCACAGACTCCAACACGCGCCAGGTCTATGCTGTCTCCATCTCAAACCGTTTCGACTGTCTTGGTCAAATTTCGGAATCTGAAGAAGCATGGCAACTATTCAAGGATGGCGTACTGCTTTTGGCCGAAAGTACTATTGGTCGTTTGAAACCCAGAAAAAATTTCCTGGATATCGCAGGAAACTCTCGATATTATTGA